A portion of the Bacillus sp. es.034 genome contains these proteins:
- a CDS encoding HAMP domain-containing sensor histidine kinase, producing MKGQRVRMIIFNQDVINNFFYIILSIFLIFFLVEKKMIHGWYTRFATLVSLSIAIILCMLSPIYNNPYCVHDLRMIPFVLGILYGGPFTGLALLAVLLVSRTMIYSWSMVALVIYAVIYLLTVIGMKWFDFNRLTSRKKIIFSVVLFTIHSIAAALIAKAMTVFVIDESYLINFIFLPSLGMLILTYICETLLKQIQIKQALVKIEKMEVLAQLAASISHEVKNPLTVIKGFLRLLHQENLPMGKREQYLTIASSELNRAEEIINDYLTFAKPDPDQVENISISEQLHKLADMVEPLSNQQSVLVQKQIEDASIVGNTRSFQQAFLNIIKNAIESMPNGGTLTILSKVQKGTVSISITDTGVGMTPDQQERLGEPYFSTKDKGTGLGLMVSYRIIEAMRGVITVESRVGKGTGFHIVFPVDQVKDPSSV from the coding sequence GTGAAAGGTCAAAGGGTAAGGATGATTATTTTCAATCAGGATGTCATTAATAATTTCTTTTATATCATTTTGAGTATTTTTTTAATTTTTTTCCTTGTTGAAAAGAAGATGATACACGGTTGGTATACAAGGTTCGCAACCCTTGTTTCTTTAAGCATCGCCATTATTCTGTGCATGCTTTCCCCCATATACAATAACCCATACTGTGTCCACGATCTCAGAATGATTCCATTTGTTCTCGGCATTCTGTATGGCGGACCATTTACAGGACTTGCATTGCTCGCTGTCTTATTGGTATCAAGGACGATGATCTACAGTTGGAGTATGGTGGCGCTCGTGATTTATGCCGTGATCTACCTCTTGACGGTCATCGGGATGAAATGGTTCGATTTCAACCGGTTAACAAGCAGGAAGAAGATCATATTCTCAGTGGTTCTCTTTACGATCCATTCCATCGCAGCAGCTCTTATTGCGAAGGCAATGACAGTGTTTGTGATTGACGAAAGCTATCTGATAAATTTTATTTTCCTCCCTTCCTTGGGCATGCTGATCCTGACTTACATATGTGAGACATTGCTGAAACAGATTCAAATCAAACAAGCACTTGTGAAAATAGAAAAGATGGAAGTACTCGCACAGCTGGCCGCCAGCATTTCCCATGAGGTGAAAAATCCTTTGACGGTGATCAAGGGTTTCCTGAGGCTGCTCCATCAGGAAAATCTTCCTATGGGGAAAAGAGAACAATATCTTACGATCGCATCATCCGAACTGAACCGGGCGGAAGAAATCATCAACGATTATCTCACGTTTGCCAAACCGGATCCGGATCAAGTGGAGAACATCTCCATTTCGGAACAGCTCCATAAGCTTGCCGACATGGTGGAACCCTTGAGCAATCAACAATCGGTGCTCGTACAAAAACAGATTGAGGATGCCTCCATCGTAGGGAACACCCGCAGTTTCCAACAGGCCTTTCTCAACATCATCAAAAACGCCATCGAATCCATGCCTAACGGAGGCACACTCACAATTCTTTCGAAGGTTCAAAAAGGGACCGTTAGCATTTCCATCACTGATACCGGCGTCGGAATGACCCCGGATCAACAAGAGAGACTCGGCGAACCTTATTTCTCTACGAAGGATAAGGGAACGGGACTCGGACTGATGGTTTCCTACCGGATCATCGAAGCCATGAGGGGTGTCATTACCGTGGAGAGCCGAGTGGGTAAGGGCACTGGTTTTCATATTGTGTTCCCTGTGGATCAAGTGAAGGACCCTTCATCTGTTTAG
- a CDS encoding alpha-L-glutamate ligase, with translation MKKIHIIHENSEWTNHLTSRLDELQLPYEEWFLDRGLVELSSKPPEGIFYNRISASSHTRNHRFAPELTESVLSWLERNGRKVLNGSRALRLEVSKVNQYTALNAAGIRTPETIAAVGKEQIIEAAEKLGKRSFITKHNRAGKGLGVQLFQSVEALKNYVYSDDFEEPLDGTTLIQEYIEAPDASITRCEFIGGKFMYAVKVDTSEGFELCPADVCQVDDLFCPVGEQEDKPKFQIRENFSHEILKSYEAFLHANQIDIAGIEFIQDHEGNIYTYDVNTNTNYNKDAESKSGQYGMLELAKYLGEQLKTV, from the coding sequence ATGAAAAAAATTCATATCATTCATGAAAACAGTGAATGGACCAATCATTTAACGTCCAGGCTTGATGAGCTCCAATTGCCTTATGAGGAATGGTTCCTTGATCGTGGACTCGTTGAATTATCATCAAAGCCTCCGGAAGGTATTTTCTATAATCGAATCAGTGCCTCGTCACATACGCGAAACCATCGTTTTGCACCGGAATTGACGGAGAGTGTTCTATCCTGGTTAGAGCGAAACGGAAGAAAGGTCCTCAATGGAAGCCGTGCCCTTCGCTTGGAAGTTAGTAAAGTGAATCAGTATACAGCCTTGAATGCTGCCGGCATCAGGACACCGGAAACCATTGCAGCCGTTGGGAAAGAACAAATCATCGAAGCTGCTGAAAAGCTTGGGAAACGATCCTTCATCACGAAGCATAATCGTGCAGGAAAAGGGTTGGGGGTGCAATTGTTCCAATCGGTGGAAGCATTGAAGAATTATGTGTACAGTGACGACTTTGAAGAACCGTTAGACGGCACGACACTCATACAGGAGTACATCGAAGCACCAGATGCATCAATTACACGCTGTGAGTTCATAGGTGGTAAGTTCATGTATGCAGTGAAGGTGGATACATCGGAAGGCTTCGAATTATGTCCGGCTGACGTATGCCAGGTGGATGATCTATTCTGTCCTGTAGGGGAACAGGAAGACAAGCCTAAATTTCAGATCAGGGAGAACTTTTCACATGAGATCCTGAAATCATATGAAGCGTTTTTGCATGCGAATCAAATCGATATAGCCGGGATTGAATTTATCCAGGACCATGAAGGCAACATCTATACGTATGATGTGAACACGAATACCAATTACAATAAAGATGCCGAGTCGAAGTCCGGGCAATACGGAATGCTTGAGCTTGCAAAATATCTCGGTGAACAACTGAAAACGGTGTAA
- a CDS encoding MscL family protein yields the protein MGKFLGSLVDLLLIATSIFLMVKLVNRLADSDQATKTHRTNNLEVLQEIRDILKDDFKSARIAVPVKARDLLTKSGMKIQMRTDRKLK from the coding sequence TTGGGGAAGTTCCTGGGCTCATTGGTTGACCTTCTTCTAATTGCCACGAGTATTTTTTTAATGGTTAAACTGGTGAACCGGTTAGCTGACAGTGATCAGGCTACTAAGACGCATCGGACGAACAACCTTGAAGTCCTGCAGGAAATCAGAGACATCCTGAAGGACGATTTTAAGAGTGCCCGCATAGCGGTACCAGTCAAAGCCCGTGATCTCTTGACGAAAAGCGGCATGAAAATTCAGATGAGAACGGATCGTAAGTTAAAGTAA
- a CDS encoding LacI family DNA-binding transcriptional regulator: MTNIRSIAKLAGVSVSTVSRVLNDHPYVKEEKRRKVLHAVEQLNYIKNANAVHLSKGKTYSIGVILPYLNLPYFGEILQGIAGEALKHGYHLQLFQTDYDREAELDAFHRLQMKEVDGLILTSRSNPLDALASFISPNVVFCENVYDPTYKKVFIDHYQGIRSGLQYLYSKGHSRIGLCLHRTFGTNSEERIRGFFDSREAAGHPVRDEWIFNDCYDLQDGRDVLNAWDKMEVKPSALIVTSDQVSAGMVAEAGKRSIRIPDDLAILSFDNHPLADALDITSFEVPIRKVGEEAFKLFLETEHPDPVILNTRLFERGSV; the protein is encoded by the coding sequence ATGACAAATATTAGAAGTATTGCGAAGCTTGCTGGAGTTTCGGTGTCAACGGTTTCCAGGGTATTGAATGATCATCCTTATGTGAAAGAAGAGAAGCGCCGAAAGGTCCTCCATGCTGTGGAGCAGTTAAACTATATAAAGAACGCGAACGCTGTTCATTTATCAAAAGGGAAAACCTATAGTATCGGCGTGATTCTGCCGTATTTGAATCTTCCTTACTTTGGGGAGATTCTGCAAGGCATAGCGGGGGAAGCGTTAAAACATGGTTATCACCTCCAGCTTTTTCAGACGGATTATGACAGGGAGGCTGAACTTGATGCCTTTCATCGACTTCAGATGAAGGAAGTGGATGGATTGATCCTGACGTCACGCTCCAATCCTCTGGATGCTCTAGCTTCATTTATCAGTCCTAATGTGGTGTTTTGTGAAAATGTGTACGACCCCACATATAAAAAGGTATTCATTGATCATTATCAGGGGATTCGCAGCGGGCTCCAGTATCTTTATTCTAAAGGGCACTCGCGAATCGGCTTGTGTTTGCACAGGACATTTGGGACAAATAGCGAAGAACGGATCCGGGGGTTCTTCGACAGCAGAGAGGCTGCCGGTCATCCCGTGCGTGACGAGTGGATATTCAATGACTGCTACGATCTTCAGGACGGGCGGGATGTATTGAATGCATGGGATAAAATGGAGGTAAAGCCCTCCGCCCTTATCGTAACGAGCGACCAAGTATCTGCTGGCATGGTGGCAGAGGCGGGGAAAAGGTCAATCAGGATTCCAGACGACCTGGCAATCCTGAGCTTTGATAACCATCCACTTGCCGATGCCCTCGATATCACATCATTTGAAGTACCGATAAGAAAAGTAGGGGAAGAAGCGTTTAAACTATTTCTTGAAACGGAACATCCTGATCCGGTCATATTGAACACAAGATTGTTTGAACGAGGAAGCGTGTAA
- a CDS encoding nitroreductase family protein: protein MLMDNFFQIVDERRSTKVYDPHVEIPREELVSLLEAAGKAPSAWNLQQWKFLVFDHKEVQERLLPIAYHQQQVHDASAVVAILGDLEANKNIDPVFDPAIEKGEMTTEIKEVLKKQIEGAYSREEYPRDAAFSNASLAAMQFMLAAKAKGWDTCPIGGFNPAGLASEFNVSERYLPIMLITIGKPLQKARKTDRLDIRNLIDWAE, encoded by the coding sequence ATACTCATGGATAATTTCTTTCAAATCGTCGACGAACGCCGCTCCACGAAAGTATACGACCCTCACGTGGAAATCCCCCGTGAGGAATTAGTCAGCCTGTTAGAGGCGGCTGGGAAAGCTCCATCTGCCTGGAATCTGCAGCAATGGAAATTCCTTGTATTTGATCATAAAGAAGTACAGGAACGCTTACTTCCGATCGCCTATCACCAGCAACAGGTACATGATGCTTCTGCTGTCGTGGCTATACTTGGTGACCTTGAAGCCAATAAGAACATCGATCCCGTCTTTGATCCTGCGATCGAGAAAGGCGAAATGACGACAGAAATCAAAGAGGTCCTGAAGAAACAGATCGAAGGCGCGTACAGCCGTGAGGAATACCCGCGGGACGCGGCATTCAGCAATGCATCACTCGCTGCCATGCAATTCATGCTTGCCGCGAAAGCAAAGGGCTGGGACACTTGCCCGATCGGTGGATTCAATCCGGCAGGCCTCGCAAGCGAATTCAATGTGTCTGAGCGTTATCTTCCCATCATGCTGATCACGATCGGAAAACCGCTTCAAAAAGCACGAAAGACAGACCGGCTGGATATCCGTAACTTAATTGATTGGGCAGAATAA
- the cydC gene encoding thiol reductant ABC exporter subunit CydC codes for MKELEFIVKLMMKEKKDIVYSILLGFLAGITSVGLFASSGYLISKAALEVPLYALTVMIALLKLFGLTKAVSRYGERYFSHRATFTILANLRVSIYEKIEPLAPGIFGHYRSGDLLARIVGDVESLQNFFLRVFYPPVILVMVFLSTVLFTVFYSVSIALVLLGGLLLTGYIVPAYFAFKQRKVEATLRERRGGLSTEVTEFLYGFRDLKIYRRLEVKEASLVQAATGYVSEQERESRYSLFSHSTNILVSLLISWIVLALGAYSVAAGQLDGIFLAMLVMISLTVFENATPMAILPTHYEDSRRAAARLSTIMPQEPIERDGPPMASVLEGDVPSFSMRDVGFSFDGKERKTLDGVSLELPAGSKTAIVGPSGSGKSTLLQLLLHFYPTDEGAIFVNDTSIKDIDKESLWGHANVVLQENHFFYGTIKENLMLVRDDLTDEEMKSALGKVKLDHISLEDEVLEKGENLSGGEKQRLAIARALLKDSPLWMLDEPTSSVDALMEKEIFDHLYSAADGDTLVLISHRLTGLEKMDQIIVMNQGSVVESGSYQELMSQKGYFYEMKQIEKSVLF; via the coding sequence ATGAAAGAATTAGAATTTATCGTGAAGCTGATGATGAAGGAAAAGAAGGATATTGTGTATTCGATTCTTTTAGGCTTTCTGGCTGGCATTACCTCTGTGGGGCTATTTGCTTCGAGTGGGTATTTAATTTCCAAAGCGGCCTTGGAGGTACCGCTTTACGCTCTGACCGTCATGATTGCTCTTTTGAAATTGTTTGGTTTAACGAAAGCGGTAAGCCGCTATGGGGAGCGTTATTTTTCCCATCGGGCTACGTTCACGATTTTGGCGAACTTGCGGGTTTCCATCTATGAAAAAATCGAGCCCCTCGCACCGGGGATTTTCGGGCATTATCGAAGCGGGGACCTTCTCGCAAGAATCGTTGGAGATGTTGAGAGCCTGCAGAATTTCTTTCTTCGCGTTTTTTATCCGCCCGTCATCCTCGTGATGGTATTTTTAAGCACGGTTTTATTTACTGTGTTTTACTCTGTTTCAATTGCGCTGGTCCTACTCGGAGGTCTCTTGTTGACAGGCTATATCGTCCCTGCCTACTTTGCTTTTAAACAGAGAAAAGTGGAGGCGACGCTGCGGGAAAGACGAGGGGGGTTATCCACAGAGGTGACGGAATTTCTTTATGGATTCAGGGACCTGAAAATCTACCGTAGACTGGAGGTTAAAGAGGCAAGTCTCGTCCAGGCAGCGACAGGGTATGTGAGTGAGCAGGAAAGGGAGAGCCGGTATTCCCTTTTTAGTCATTCAACGAACATCCTCGTTTCCCTGCTCATTTCATGGATTGTTTTAGCTTTGGGGGCTTATTCAGTAGCAGCAGGTCAACTGGACGGGATATTCCTAGCCATGCTTGTCATGATCTCATTAACAGTATTCGAAAACGCCACACCAATGGCGATCCTGCCGACCCACTATGAAGATTCACGCCGGGCGGCAGCCAGACTTTCTACTATCATGCCCCAAGAACCCATCGAGAGGGACGGACCTCCAATGGCTTCGGTCCTTGAAGGGGATGTTCCTTCTTTCTCCATGAGGGATGTGGGCTTTTCCTTTGACGGGAAGGAAAGAAAGACATTGGACGGGGTGAGTCTCGAGCTCCCCGCAGGTTCGAAAACGGCGATCGTAGGACCATCGGGATCAGGCAAGTCGACGTTACTTCAATTGTTATTACACTTTTACCCGACGGACGAAGGAGCGATTTTCGTCAATGATACTTCCATTAAGGATATCGATAAAGAGTCATTGTGGGGGCATGCGAATGTTGTTCTTCAGGAAAACCATTTCTTTTACGGCACAATCAAAGAAAATCTGATGCTCGTGCGCGATGATTTGACAGACGAAGAAATGAAGTCGGCATTGGGTAAAGTGAAACTTGATCACATATCTTTAGAGGATGAAGTATTAGAAAAAGGAGAGAATCTTTCCGGGGGAGAAAAGCAGAGGTTGGCGATTGCAAGGGCCCTCTTGAAAGATTCACCGTTATGGATGCTCGATGAACCGACATCTTCCGTTGATGCATTGATGGAAAAAGAAATATTTGACCATCTGTATTCAGCAGCCGACGGGGATACGCTGGTTCTGATCAGTCATCGATTGACAGGTCTTGAAAAAATGGACCAAATCATCGTCATGAATCAGGGGAGTGTGGTGGAATCAGGTAGCTATCAAGAGCTTATGAGTCAAAAAGGCTATTTCTATGAAATGAAACAGATTGAAAAGAGCGTCCTCTTTTAA
- the cydD gene encoding thiol reductant ABC exporter subunit CydD, giving the protein MKELNQLAKEQRASTMTLYVTSLLMGGVVVGQAYLLVSIVNSIFIEKLGFQYILPMLGVLFIILIGRAVLSYVNGRIGIRMAANVKGDLRKRLLKKWAKNPLQASIQGQSGKKVSTMMDAVDGLDGFYSQYIPQRIQTTIVPLILLITIFTEHVYTGLIMVVTAPFIPLFMAIIGVMTKKKSEKQMDKLTAFSGRFLDTLQGLTTLKLLGRGRKQKEGIQSSSLDFREATMDVLKTAFLSSLMLEFISMLSIGLIALEVGLRLVVFESIPFFTAFFVLVLAPEFYQSLKELGNAFHTGRGSMGAAKKVMEELQEKEQPVKWGERERNSNRVPPTIELRNLGFSYSDKGYALQGVTAVIPTRSQVAVIGQSGAGKTTLLHLLAGLLDPSEGELLINGFPRSEYVERDWFEQLSYISQNPYLFSGTIAENIAVGGREGVTREEIESAAEKAGIAEMIAGLHKGYDTPVGEAGRGLSGGEKQRIAIARAFLKGPSLILFDEPTTGLDLGTEQVLQSSIEELAKGATVITVAHRLYTIRKADTILLLDKGKVAGMGTHEELMKSAPHYRDMVNVQQGVTH; this is encoded by the coding sequence ATGAAAGAGCTTAATCAATTAGCTAAAGAACAAAGAGCATCCACCATGACGCTTTACGTGACTTCCCTGTTGATGGGGGGAGTCGTTGTTGGACAGGCTTATTTGCTCGTAAGCATTGTTAATTCCATATTCATAGAGAAGCTCGGGTTCCAGTATATCCTCCCGATGCTTGGGGTTTTGTTTATCATACTCATAGGAAGGGCCGTCCTTTCATATGTCAATGGCCGAATCGGAATCAGAATGGCCGCAAATGTGAAAGGGGACCTGAGAAAACGACTGTTGAAGAAATGGGCAAAAAATCCCCTTCAGGCTTCCATACAAGGTCAATCGGGAAAAAAGGTCAGCACGATGATGGATGCGGTCGATGGGTTGGACGGATTTTACAGTCAGTATATTCCTCAAAGGATCCAGACCACCATCGTTCCTTTGATCCTGTTGATCACCATCTTTACTGAGCATGTGTATACAGGTTTGATCATGGTGGTGACGGCTCCATTCATCCCATTATTCATGGCCATCATCGGAGTCATGACCAAGAAGAAATCAGAGAAGCAGATGGACAAGCTGACCGCTTTTTCCGGGAGATTCCTCGATACTCTTCAAGGATTGACTACTTTAAAATTACTTGGGAGGGGAAGGAAGCAGAAAGAGGGGATCCAATCAAGTAGTCTGGACTTCCGGGAAGCAACCATGGACGTATTGAAGACGGCATTTTTATCTTCTTTGATGCTTGAATTCATTTCCATGTTAAGTATCGGCCTGATCGCCCTGGAGGTGGGGCTGAGATTGGTAGTCTTTGAGAGTATCCCGTTCTTCACCGCTTTCTTCGTTCTTGTCCTGGCCCCGGAATTCTATCAGTCTTTAAAAGAGCTGGGGAATGCGTTTCATACCGGGCGTGGAAGCATGGGTGCCGCAAAGAAGGTCATGGAGGAGCTTCAGGAAAAAGAGCAGCCGGTCAAATGGGGAGAGAGGGAACGCAATTCAAATAGGGTGCCCCCCACAATCGAATTGCGTAACCTCGGGTTCTCCTACAGTGATAAAGGCTATGCCCTTCAAGGGGTCACCGCCGTCATCCCTACACGGAGCCAAGTGGCGGTCATCGGTCAGAGTGGAGCGGGAAAGACAACCCTCCTTCATCTGCTGGCTGGTCTGCTTGATCCTTCTGAGGGAGAGCTTCTCATTAATGGATTTCCAAGAAGCGAATACGTGGAAAGAGACTGGTTTGAACAATTGAGTTACATTTCACAGAATCCGTACTTATTCTCAGGCACGATAGCTGAGAATATTGCGGTCGGGGGAAGAGAGGGGGTCACCCGTGAAGAAATCGAATCCGCCGCTGAAAAAGCCGGGATTGCTGAAATGATTGCGGGACTCCATAAAGGTTATGATACACCGGTCGGGGAGGCGGGGAGAGGCCTTTCCGGCGGAGAGAAACAGCGCATTGCCATTGCAAGGGCGTTTCTCAAAGGTCCGTCCCTCATCCTGTTTGATGAACCGACAACCGGATTGGATCTCGGTACCGAGCAAGTCCTGCAGTCTTCTATTGAGGAGTTGGCTAAGGGTGCAACCGTCATTACCGTAGCGCACCGCCTTTATACGATACGAAAAGCAGATACCATTTTGTTGTTGGATAAGGGTAAAGTGGCTGGGATGGGAACTCATGAAGAGCTCATGAAATCGGCTCCTCACTATCGTGATATGGTGAATGTACAGCAAGGGGTGACTCATTAG
- a CDS encoding M20/M25/M40 family metallo-hydrolase, which translates to MYTQLKNKSTSEQIELITRSLIALKSYNGTTGESEKALFIYKLISSFPYFKHHPERVWLQEVPNDPIGRKNVFALVKGTSSKTVVFHAHYDTVGTDDYGALQDMAHDPDFLQKFFMDYEGEEKVKEDALSGNWLFGRGSLDMQSGIAVHLANLLYHTGEKQPDGNLLFLFNGDEESEHAGMIAALSDLHRLKKEGLDYLAAINTDFISPIYDGDCKRYIYTGAAGKLLPSFYIYGREAHVGDVLTSIDPTVIASKINLEINQNLDYLEDIPGEFTLPPSCLYFKDDKHTYNVQTPLSASLYFNYFVYERTAREVLYDMKKVALKVVSEMEERSKRRFEQYRNYHGFPEREFSWEVEVLTLREYIFWLKERGIDPDPTMKKIFHDMEGEDRRTIAYTMVEALQHLDPDRTPRVILFFAPPFLPHNFVNEENEYGKKVREVLGTCLDDISNETGEEFVIKRFFPYLADGSFLSLHEEDEDIEVFKKNLPLIDHLYPVPIDMIRKLNIPSINIGVYGKDGHQWTERVYKPYTFSVLPEIIRRVTKDLLEI; encoded by the coding sequence ATGTATACTCAACTGAAAAACAAGTCAACTTCTGAACAGATTGAACTCATCACACGATCCTTAATCGCTCTGAAAAGTTATAACGGCACAACCGGCGAAAGTGAGAAAGCCCTATTTATATATAAGTTGATCTCATCGTTTCCTTATTTCAAGCATCATCCCGAAAGAGTCTGGCTACAGGAAGTCCCTAACGATCCGATTGGCAGGAAGAACGTTTTTGCCCTTGTAAAAGGGACGTCCTCTAAAACCGTCGTATTTCATGCCCATTACGATACGGTGGGAACCGACGATTATGGGGCACTCCAGGATATGGCCCATGATCCCGATTTCCTGCAGAAGTTCTTCATGGATTATGAAGGGGAGGAGAAGGTAAAAGAAGATGCCCTTTCAGGAAACTGGCTGTTCGGGAGGGGTTCCTTGGATATGCAGAGCGGCATTGCCGTCCATTTAGCGAATCTTTTATATCATACAGGTGAAAAACAGCCGGATGGGAATTTACTCTTCCTGTTCAATGGAGATGAAGAAAGTGAGCATGCCGGGATGATTGCGGCTTTAAGTGATCTCCATCGCTTGAAAAAAGAAGGTCTGGACTATTTGGCAGCAATCAACACGGATTTCATTTCCCCTATTTATGACGGGGATTGTAAACGGTATATTTATACGGGAGCGGCGGGAAAGCTGCTGCCAAGTTTCTATATATATGGAAGGGAAGCGCATGTAGGGGATGTCCTGACTTCGATTGATCCAACCGTGATCGCTTCGAAGATCAATCTCGAAATCAATCAGAATCTTGATTATCTCGAGGATATCCCTGGGGAGTTCACCCTGCCGCCTTCATGTCTCTATTTTAAAGATGATAAGCATACGTATAATGTTCAGACCCCACTCAGCGCGTCTCTGTATTTCAACTATTTTGTATACGAAAGAACGGCTCGGGAAGTGCTGTACGATATGAAAAAGGTCGCTTTGAAGGTAGTAAGTGAAATGGAAGAGCGAAGCAAAAGGCGGTTTGAACAGTACCGGAACTATCACGGATTCCCTGAACGGGAATTCTCATGGGAAGTGGAAGTCCTTACATTAAGGGAGTATATATTTTGGCTGAAAGAGAGGGGTATAGATCCGGACCCAACCATGAAGAAAATCTTTCATGATATGGAAGGGGAGGACAGACGGACGATTGCTTATACAATGGTGGAAGCCCTTCAGCATCTTGATCCCGACCGGACACCAAGAGTCATCCTGTTCTTCGCTCCGCCTTTTTTACCACATAATTTTGTAAATGAGGAAAATGAATACGGCAAAAAGGTGAGAGAGGTGCTCGGAACCTGCTTGGATGATATATCAAATGAGACAGGCGAAGAATTCGTCATCAAACGGTTTTTCCCTTATCTCGCAGATGGCAGCTTTCTTTCCCTCCACGAAGAAGATGAAGATATCGAGGTGTTCAAGAAGAACCTGCCCCTCATCGATCACCTGTACCCGGTGCCCATCGACATGATCAGAAAGCTGAACATCCCCTCCATCAATATAGGAGTCTACGGGAAAGATGGTCATCAGTGGACCGAGAGAGTGTATAAACCCTATACGTTCTCCGTGCTGCCGGAGATTATCAGGAGGGTGACGAAGGACTTACTGGAAATTTGA
- a CDS encoding NCS2 family permease has product MFKLKENGTDPKTEILAGITTFLTMVYIVVVNPIILSDAGVPFDQVFLATIISAVAGTLWMALFANYPIAIAPGMGLNAYFTYSVVGAHDDISYIVAFSAVFVAGIVFILLSLTPLRKKLIEAIPQNLKHGITAGIGLFIAFIGLRLTGLIQAHPTNLVQLGDLHSHSALLALTGLAVTLILMVLNVHGALFIGMIVTGLIAYFTGDLSFKEGFVAIPHLPEGLMVANPATAFADVFQYGLYAVVFSFLLVTIFDTTGTMIGVAQQAGLMKGNTLPRARQALLADSIATTIGAMFGTSPTSAYIESSAGVSAGGRTGLTTLTVSILFIASAFFGPLVSSVSGISAITAPALIIVGSLMMGSISQIKWDQLDEAFPAFLIILSMPLTSSIATGIALGFISYPLLKVVKGQWKQVHPLVYIFAVLFFYQLAFLPH; this is encoded by the coding sequence ATGTTTAAATTAAAGGAAAACGGTACGGATCCCAAAACGGAAATACTTGCCGGGATCACAACATTCCTGACCATGGTATACATAGTGGTTGTGAATCCCATCATCTTATCCGATGCGGGTGTCCCGTTTGATCAGGTATTCTTAGCAACCATCATATCGGCCGTAGCCGGAACGTTATGGATGGCATTGTTTGCAAATTATCCGATCGCCATTGCACCTGGAATGGGATTGAATGCTTATTTTACTTACTCAGTGGTCGGTGCACATGATGATATTTCGTATATCGTTGCATTTTCTGCCGTTTTCGTAGCAGGGATCGTCTTCATCCTGCTCTCTTTAACACCCCTGCGAAAAAAATTGATCGAAGCCATTCCTCAAAATCTGAAGCATGGAATTACAGCAGGAATCGGTTTATTCATTGCCTTTATCGGATTGCGTCTTACAGGATTGATCCAGGCACATCCGACAAATTTAGTACAGCTTGGGGATCTTCATTCCCATTCAGCCCTCCTTGCATTGACCGGATTGGCCGTAACACTGATCCTCATGGTCCTGAACGTCCATGGAGCCCTGTTCATCGGGATGATCGTGACGGGATTGATTGCGTACTTTACGGGAGACCTATCCTTTAAGGAAGGATTCGTCGCCATTCCCCATCTTCCTGAAGGACTGATGGTGGCAAACCCGGCAACGGCTTTTGCTGACGTCTTCCAGTATGGATTATACGCGGTCGTCTTCTCATTTTTACTTGTCACTATTTTTGACACAACGGGAACGATGATCGGAGTGGCCCAGCAGGCTGGTCTGATGAAAGGAAACACCCTTCCAAGGGCCCGCCAGGCACTTCTGGCCGATTCCATCGCGACAACGATCGGTGCAATGTTCGGGACGAGCCCTACATCCGCTTATATCGAGTCTTCGGCTGGTGTTTCTGCAGGAGGAAGAACGGGATTGACAACCTTGACCGTATCGATCCTGTTTATCGCTTCCGCCTTTTTCGGGCCATTGGTCAGTTCCGTATCAGGGATCTCTGCCATTACGGCTCCTGCCCTGATCATCGTGGGCAGCCTGATGATGGGAAGCATCTCCCAAATTAAATGGGATCAGTTGGATGAAGCCTTTCCTGCATTCCTCATCATTCTGAGCATGCCTTTAACATCCAGCATCGCAACGGGGATTGCACTGGGCTTCATTTCTTATCCCTTACTGAAAGTAGTGAAAGGACAATGGAAGCAGGTACATCCACTTGTTTATATCTTTGCTGTCCTGTTCTTCTATCAGCTGGCGTTCCTGCCTCATTGA